From Diadema setosum chromosome 5, eeDiaSeto1, whole genome shotgun sequence, the proteins below share one genomic window:
- the LOC140228868 gene encoding proton-coupled folate transporter-like yields the protein MSVNGEVNRSVAATELTSCGTKTEKSAIIGTDRDRARSRWITVEPILLLIALARKAMVITRLQYLKSRIAEEHHYDSIVANLSVTSLCNDNNFTDTLEDKIQQETAVWSLYLYAMSTFPALFTTILVGAISNLAGRKVAMMVPCLGYIVQCVLFLLISYTHLPLWTFFLAELLQGISGGVALLFAGAHAYIADTTEKRQRTLRIAVTEGVYFFGNGAIQISNGYLIASFGYESSYWFSLVLLILAFLYAASPFLLIETVDEETKVRTKSTTTVKQIVCTACDLFKITEGRRNIKLIAAGSVLLFALISVSGCQSVVVLYGLAKPFCWTPVDVGFYTAVSLILPGVGSLVGGQFVYHFNNDYWMMHVSLISAMAMSLTTALAKTTPVLYAGLVMGAMSSFIAPLVRGLMSKMVNEHEQVSVFTYAGCVGNTVKFIAKVMAFAIYAGTVNTQPTLTFYVLAFIVVIPIVITCGLQCFKNNVTDYDELEDPECTGDKLQLVKRDQ from the exons ATGTCGGTGAACGGAGAAGTCAACAGGAGCGTCGCGGCCACGGAGTTGACGTCATGCGGGACGAAGACGGAGAAGAGCGCGATCATCGGGACGGACCGCGACCGCGCCCGGTCGAGGTGGATCACCGTGGAACCCATTCTCCTGCTGATCGCGCTGGCCAGGAAAGCCATGGTCATCACGCGTCTCCAGTACCTCAAGTCCCGCATCGCTGAGGAGCACCACTACGACTCGATCGTGGCGAACCTCTCCGTGACGTCCCTGTGCAACGACAATAACTTCACCGATACGCTGGAAGACAAGATACAGCAGGAGACGGCCGTGTGGAGTTTGTACCTCTACGCCATGTCCACGTTTCCCGCGCTTTTCACAACAATCCTCGTGGGCGCCATCAGCAACCTTGCCGGAAGGAAGGTCGCCATGATGGTACCCTGCCTCGGTTACATAGTCCAGTGCGTTCTCTTCCTTTTAATCTCCTACACCCATTTACCTCTCTGGACTTTCTTTCTGGCCGAACTTTTACAGGGCATATCGGGTGGGGTCGCCCTCCTGTTCGCTGGTGCCCACGCCTATATAGCCGACACCACAGAAAAGCGGCAGCGGACTCTGCGCATCGCAGTAACGGAGGGTGTGTACTTTTTCGGCAACGGAGCCATCCAGATTTCCAACGGTTACCTTATCGCAAGTTTCGGATACGAATCTTCGTATTGGTTTTCGCTGGTCCTACTCATACTTGCTTTTCTATACGCTGCATCGCCATTTCTACTGATAGAAACAGTCGACGAAGAAACCAAAGTCAGGACTAAGAGTACTACCACTGTTAAACAGATCGTGTGTACTGCCTGTGATCTATTCAAAATCACGGAGGGAAGGCGCAACATCAAACTGATAGCAGCTGGTAGCGTCCTCCTCTTTGCCCTCATCAGCGTCTCCGGCTGCCAAAGCGTCGTGGTGCTCTACGGTTTGGCGAAGCCATTTTGCTGGACGCCCGTTGATGTGGGCTTCTATACAGCCGTTTCGTTAATACTTCCCGGTGTAG GGTCTTTAGTTGGTGGCCAATTTGTATATCACTTCAACAATGATTACTGGATGATGCATGTAAGTCTGATCAGCGCCATGGCTATGAGCTTGACGACGGCTTTAGCGAAGACTACGCCTGTCCTCTACGCCG GCCTTGTCATGGGCGCAATGTCCAGCTTCATCGCTCCGCTTGTCCGTGGCCTCATGTCCAAGATGGTCAACGAGCACGAGCAAG TATCCGTCTTCACGTACGCGGGATGCGTCGGGAACACGGTGAAGTTCATCGCCAAAGTGATGGCTTTTGCCATCTACGCGGGGACGGTCAACACCCAGCCGACCCTGACCTTCTACGTACTAGCATTCATCGTTGTCATCCCGATTGTCATAACCTG CGGTCTGCAGTGCTTCAAAAACAACGTCACCGACTACGACGAACTAGAGGACCCCGAGTGTACGGGAGACAAGCTCCAGCTGGTCAAGAGAGACCAATAA
- the LOC140228870 gene encoding cyclic nucleotide-binding domain-containing protein 2-like, which yields MPFTAKEARWKFIRAVRMIIMQNSMNRSAAELEEEDQVLSFVYHVDGSNQPEELTFDKKYFQVKTEIMMTQEVKNALSLEPEERRPDQLQLALKGLQSISSFAEYPLHIQEKLVRVAFSYSIPEKKVIIRQGHNAENFYFLVQGVVSVKKTECNSTNNEAITTEIGRFRKGDCFGERELLHGDLRPNTITAETPSQLIAIEKEDFLDMFMGEGESGREIEYLTFLRTLPFLKGWPVTKLNHHPQMCLIHFFKTGSVIVKDSNASDWLYIIKSGSCHVIKQLRETQSTVLAGKSRSLFTPDVDKLSSFRPRDGLHIGSKIDSRRRKSSISSEASSITINDMTPRRRRSSPGDEVKQAEKVVFVQIDVLRQKDVFGLPMLCRECGFIDVDQPSLSLVSRGAECIMINKRFFLEQANQYVYRHLKEIVRPYPPRETLQEHLQLHTDWEDYKKRAVSDVLAFKSTLNSLSDVTSTTTSSPTSSENGRMSRKLSVDSSVSSSSRRKSRISGRKHSTP from the exons ATGCCGTTCACAGCGAAAGAG GCACGATGGAAATTTATTCGAGCTGTCCGAATGATCATCATGCAGAACTCCATGAACAG GAGCGCGGCAGAGCTCGAGGAAGAAGACCAGGTTCTCTCATTTGTGTATCACGTCGATGGCTCAAATCAACCGGAAGAACTAACATTCGACAAGAAGTACTTCCAGGTCAAGACAGAA ATCATGATGACCCAAGAGGTCAAGAACGCCCTCTCTCTGGAGCCAGAGGAAAGACGACCCGATCAACTGCAGCTG GCTCTGAAAGGACTCCAATCCATATCATCGTTTGCAGAATATCCGCTGCACATCCAAGAAAAGTTGGTCCGAGTTGCTTTCTCTTACAG CATCCCGGAAAAGAAAGTCATCATCCGACAGGGTCACAATGCCGAGAATTTTTACTTCCTGGTTCAAGGCGTCG TTTCTGTGAAGAAAACCGAGTGCAATTCCACGAATAATGAAGCCATCACGACCGAGATCGGCAGGTTTCGAAAGGGCGACTGTTTCGGAGAGCGCGAACTCCTGCACGGGGATTTGAGGCCCAACACCATCACTGCCGAGACACCTAGCCAGTTGATCGCGATCGAGAAAGAG GACTTCCTCGATATGTTCATGGGAGAAGGAGAAAGCGGAAGGGAAATCGAATATCTCACATTTTTACG GACGCTACCCTTCCTAAAAGGCTGGCCCGTGACGAAACTCAACCACCATCCCCAGATGTGCCTCATACATTTCTTCAA AACCGGTTCTGTGATTGTGAAAGACAGCAATGCGTCGGATTGGCTGTACATCATCAAGTCA GGATCCTGTCACGTGATCAAGCAGCTGAGAGAGACTCAGAGTACCGTTTTGGCGGGAAAATCACGATCGCTTTTCACGCCTGATGTGGACAAGTTATCATCATTCAGACCTCGTGATGGACTACACATAG GTTCGAAAATCGACAGCAGAAGACGGAAATCATCGATATCGTCCGAGGCCTCGTCGATCACGATCAATGATATGACGCCACGACGAAGAAGATCAAGTCCCGGAGATGAG GTGAAACAGGCGGAGAAAGTGGTCTTTGTGCAAATTGACGTGCTACGCCAGAAGGACGTCTTC GGTCTTCCAATGTTGTGTCGGGAGTGTGGTTTTATTGACGTGGATCAGCCTAGCTTGAGCTTG GTCAGTCGAGGTGCCGAGTGTATCATGATCAACAAGCGATTCTTCCTCGAGCAGGCTAACCAGTACGTCTACCGACACCTCAAGGAGATCGTCCGGCCCTACCCGCCTCGGGAGACTCTGCAGGAACACCTCCAACTCCACACAGACTGGGAGGACTACAAGAAGCGGGCCGTGTCCGACGTCCTGGCCTTCAAGTCGACCTTGAACTCATTATCCGACGTGACGTCGACCACCACTTCTTCTCCGACCTCGTCCGAGAACGGAAGGATGTCGAGAAAGCTGTCCGTCGACAGCAGTGTGTCTTCGTCGAGTCGACGCAAGTCAAGGATTAGTGGTCGGAAACATTCTACGCCGTAG